A stretch of the Chelonoidis abingdonii isolate Lonesome George chromosome 11, CheloAbing_2.0, whole genome shotgun sequence genome encodes the following:
- the SLAMF8 gene encoding LOW QUALITY PROTEIN: SLAM family member 8 (The sequence of the model RefSeq protein was modified relative to this genomic sequence to represent the inferred CDS: inserted 2 bases in 1 codon) — MTEKRGFPVGKSGNPIANINKSFHFLXKKHPSRLWSSEMVAWLVLALLLHKAPQTRARATVKVTGVVGRAVSLGVDVPPGFQVRDAIWRYLAPTEELVATYFRGSAETLYQSRFYGRSRLHSNLTLEIGPVELGDSGTFSALLVNTRGQTETRVLHLAVYEVVSRLTLQVFTSESSRSGSARVCEVFLTCVAAGGTNVSYSWGRTDGEMLSMDKHSLFEAGLVLWAKLDPLDRQVSYTCTAANAVSRESATIAPWEHCQREAGSEDAVYDYRNILLIAVPLSVLVLAVAVFGLLLSWKCSGKQRTKPLFDASEPDAASI; from the exons ATGACAGAGAAGAGGGGATTTCCTGTGGGAAAATCAGGCAATCCCATTGCAAACATCAACAAGAGCTTTCATTTTCT CAAAAAGCACCCTAGCAGGCTCTGGAGTAGCGAGATGGTGGCATGGCTCgtgctggctctgctcctgcaCAAAG CCCCACAAACCAGAGCCCGTGCCACTGTGAAGGTGACAGGAGTGGTGGGGAGAGCCGTGTCTCTGGGAGTCGACGTCCCCCCAGGGTTCCAAGTCAGGGATGCCATCTGGAGGTACCTGGCACCAACAGAAGAGCTAGTGGCCACCTACTTCAGGGGCTCAGCGGAAACCCTGTACCAATCCCGTTTCTATGGGCGGAGCCGGCTCCACAGTAACCTCACCCTGGAGATCGGTCCGGTGGAACTGGGAGATAGCGGCACCTTCTCAGCCCTGCTGGTGAACACACGAGGACAGACAGAGACACGCGTGCTGCACCTGGCAGTCTATG AAGTGGTTTCCCGGCTGACACTGCAGGTGTTCACATCGGAGAGCAGTCGCAGCGGCTCTGCAAGGGTCTGCGAGGTGTTCTTGACCTGTGTGGCGGCCGGTGGCACCAACGTATCCTACAGCTGGGGCAGAACAGATGGCGAGATGCTGAGCATGGACAAGCACTCTCTCTTTGAGGCTGGCCTGGTCCTATGGGCTAAGCTGGACCCCTTGGATAGGCAGGTGTCCTACACCTGTACTGCAGCTAACGCTGTCAGTCGGGAATCAGCTACCATCGCACCCTGGGAACACTGCCAGAGGGAAGCAG GTTCGGAAGATGCTGTGTACGACTATAGGAACATCCTGCTCATTGCTGTGCCCCTCTCTGTCCTGGTTCTGGCAGTGGCTGTCTTCGGGCTCCTTCTCTCTTGGAAGTGCTCAG GGAAGCAAAGAACAAAACCGCTGTTCGATGCCTCAGAGCCTGACGCAGCCTCTATCTAG